Proteins encoded by one window of Kribbella italica:
- a CDS encoding short-chain fatty acid transporter, with protein sequence MTESHGKHAKHEVDGEGPLARVALRFTAFTEKWLPDAFGFVLVGTFVVLLFGLVTGEPLLKRPDDPAATQGFGLVDAWGLGFWSLITFTLQMAMIIIGGYAVATSGPVARLITRLARIPKSPRGAVAFVAAVAMFASYLNWAFSLIFAAILAREVARNVPKADYRALGAMAFLGLGTVWAQGLSGSAALQVASPSSSPAPVQEVIKAAGHASGVIPLSDTIFTWQAIVATIFVYAVGVTMAWFVAPGADNSKTAEHLGIELKPLVGRGSAYNGQRVEGETRRPGDWLEHSPLFSLLVVLLGGIYLVRYFDGKNFFNALDLNTVNLILFLLAMLLHWRPWRMARAVRDGAPAAAGVLLQFPLYGGIFGMIAYTGISARLAGWLVQASTQFFFPPLVAIYSCILGVFVPSGGSKWVIEAPYVLAAANELKVDAGWMVVVYDLGEASANLLQPFWMLPTLAILGLKARDIMGYTFTLFLACFPAALLAVTLLAPHVTG encoded by the coding sequence ATGACCGAGAGTCACGGCAAGCACGCCAAGCACGAGGTGGACGGCGAAGGGCCGCTGGCGCGGGTCGCGCTGCGCTTCACCGCGTTCACCGAGAAATGGCTGCCGGACGCGTTCGGGTTCGTCCTGGTCGGCACCTTCGTGGTGCTGCTGTTCGGGCTGGTGACCGGCGAGCCACTGCTGAAACGCCCGGACGACCCGGCCGCGACGCAGGGGTTCGGCCTGGTCGACGCGTGGGGGCTGGGCTTCTGGAGCCTGATCACCTTCACCCTGCAGATGGCGATGATCATCATCGGCGGGTACGCCGTCGCGACCAGCGGTCCGGTGGCGCGCCTGATCACCCGCCTGGCCCGGATCCCGAAGTCACCGCGCGGCGCGGTCGCCTTCGTCGCCGCGGTGGCCATGTTCGCGTCGTACCTGAACTGGGCGTTCAGCCTGATCTTCGCCGCGATCCTGGCCCGCGAGGTCGCGCGGAACGTACCGAAGGCGGACTACCGGGCGCTCGGCGCGATGGCGTTCCTCGGCCTCGGGACGGTCTGGGCGCAGGGCCTGTCCGGCTCGGCCGCGCTGCAGGTCGCCAGCCCGAGCAGCAGTCCGGCGCCGGTCCAGGAGGTGATCAAGGCCGCCGGCCACGCCAGCGGCGTGATCCCGCTCAGCGACACGATCTTCACCTGGCAGGCGATCGTGGCGACGATCTTCGTGTACGCCGTGGGCGTGACGATGGCGTGGTTCGTCGCGCCCGGCGCGGACAACTCCAAGACCGCGGAGCACCTCGGGATCGAGCTCAAGCCTCTGGTCGGCCGCGGTTCGGCGTACAACGGTCAGCGCGTGGAAGGGGAGACGCGGAGGCCGGGGGACTGGCTGGAGCACTCGCCGCTGTTCAGCCTGCTGGTGGTGCTGCTCGGCGGGATCTACCTCGTCCGGTACTTCGACGGGAAGAACTTCTTCAATGCGCTCGACCTGAACACGGTCAACCTGATCCTGTTCCTGCTCGCGATGCTGCTGCACTGGCGGCCGTGGCGGATGGCCCGCGCGGTCCGCGACGGCGCACCGGCGGCGGCCGGCGTCCTGCTGCAGTTCCCGCTGTACGGCGGGATCTTCGGCATGATCGCCTACACCGGTATCTCGGCGCGGCTCGCGGGCTGGCTCGTGCAGGCGAGCACGCAGTTCTTCTTCCCGCCGCTGGTCGCGATCTACTCCTGCATCCTCGGGGTGTTCGTCCCCAGCGGCGGCAGCAAGTGGGTGATCGAGGCGCCGTACGTGCTGGCCGCGGCGAACGAGCTCAAGGTCGACGCCGGCTGGATGGTCGTCGTCTACGACCTCGGCGAAGCCAGCGCCAACCTGCTGCAGCCGTTCTGGATGCTCCCCACACTCGCCATCCTCGGCCTCAAGGCCCGCGACATCATGGGCTACACCTTCACCCTGTTCCTCGCCTGCTTCCCGGCAGCGTTGCTCGCTGTGACGCTGCTGGCGCCACACGTGACCGGCTAG
- a CDS encoding PadR family transcriptional regulator produces MGNRSGVLELAVLGLLHEAPMHGYELRKRVNAQFGWGRVLSFGSLYPCLKAMLRTGLIATEAGTPDGRRPKIVYSITADGKDHFAHAMHDAGPSAWDDDTFGVRFSFFGRTDPATRLRILEGRRARMEERLANFRAAMSRTAERVDAYTLELQRHGLESAEREVRWLNELIDGERRQQQPPDQKPPATPPN; encoded by the coding sequence ATGGGAAACCGCAGTGGGGTCCTGGAACTCGCCGTACTCGGTCTGCTGCACGAAGCGCCGATGCACGGTTACGAGCTCCGCAAGCGCGTCAACGCCCAGTTCGGGTGGGGACGGGTGCTGTCGTTCGGGTCGCTCTACCCGTGCCTGAAGGCGATGCTCCGGACCGGCCTGATCGCGACCGAGGCCGGTACGCCGGACGGCCGCCGGCCCAAGATCGTCTACTCGATCACCGCCGACGGGAAGGACCACTTCGCGCACGCCATGCACGACGCCGGTCCGTCGGCCTGGGACGACGACACGTTCGGGGTCCGGTTCTCGTTCTTCGGCCGGACCGACCCGGCCACCCGGTTGCGCATCCTCGAGGGCCGCCGGGCCCGGATGGAGGAGCGGCTGGCCAACTTCCGGGCGGCGATGAGCCGCACGGCGGAGCGGGTCGACGCGTACACCCTCGAGCTGCAACGGCACGGCCTGGAGTCGGCCGAGCGCGAGGTCCGCTGGCTGAACGAGCTGATCGACGGCGAACGGCGCCAGCAGCAGCCCCCAGACCAGAAACCGCCTGCAACACCCCCCAATTGA
- a CDS encoding inositol-3-phosphate synthase: MTSIRVAIVGVGNCASSLVQGVHYYRDAKPDERVPGLMHVQFGDYHVRDVEFVAAFDVDGKKVGLDLADAIGASENNTIKICDVPPSGVTVQRGHTLDGLGKYYRETITESDAAPVDVVAALREAQVDVLVCYLPVGSEQAAKFYAQCAIDANVAFVNALPVFIAGTKEWADKFTAAGVPIVGDDIKSQIGATITHRVLAKLFEDRGVTVDRTYQLNVGGNMDFKNMLERDRLESKKISKTQSVTSQLVDDIDPRNVHIGPSDYVAWLDDRKWAFIRLEGRNFGDVPLSLEYKLEVWDSPNSAGIIIDAIRAVKIAKDRGIGGPILSASSYFMKSPPEQYADDVCRELVEKFIKGEVER, translated from the coding sequence ATGACTTCGATCCGCGTAGCGATCGTCGGTGTCGGCAACTGCGCCAGCTCGCTCGTCCAGGGCGTGCACTACTACCGTGACGCCAAGCCCGACGAGCGCGTCCCCGGTCTGATGCACGTCCAGTTCGGCGACTACCACGTCCGCGACGTCGAGTTCGTCGCCGCGTTCGACGTGGACGGCAAGAAGGTCGGCCTCGACCTCGCCGACGCGATCGGCGCCAGTGAGAACAACACGATCAAGATCTGCGACGTGCCGCCGTCCGGCGTCACCGTGCAGCGCGGTCACACGCTGGACGGTCTCGGCAAGTACTACCGCGAGACGATCACCGAGTCCGACGCGGCGCCGGTCGACGTCGTCGCGGCGCTGCGTGAGGCGCAGGTCGACGTCCTGGTCTGCTACCTGCCGGTCGGGTCGGAGCAGGCGGCGAAGTTCTACGCGCAGTGCGCGATCGACGCGAACGTCGCGTTCGTGAACGCGCTGCCGGTGTTCATCGCCGGCACGAAGGAGTGGGCCGACAAGTTCACCGCGGCCGGCGTGCCGATCGTCGGCGACGACATCAAGTCGCAGATCGGTGCCACCATCACCCACCGCGTCCTGGCCAAGCTGTTCGAGGACCGCGGCGTCACCGTCGACCGGACCTACCAGCTGAACGTCGGCGGCAACATGGACTTCAAGAACATGCTGGAGCGCGACCGGCTGGAGTCCAAGAAGATCAGCAAGACCCAGTCCGTCACGTCCCAGCTGGTCGACGACATCGACCCGCGCAACGTGCACATCGGCCCGTCCGACTACGTCGCCTGGCTCGACGACCGCAAGTGGGCCTTCATCCGGCTCGAGGGCCGCAACTTCGGCGACGTCCCGCTGTCGCTGGAGTACAAGCTCGAGGTCTGGGACTCGCCGAACTCGGCCGGCATCATCATCGACGCGATCCGCGCGGTGAAGATCGCCAAGGACCGCGGCATCGGCGGCCCGATCCTGTCCGCGTCGTCGTACTTCATGAAGTCGCCGCCGGAGCAGTACGCCGACGACGTCTGCCGCGAACTGGTGGAGAAGTTCATCAAGGGCGAGGTCGAGCGCTGA
- a CDS encoding DUF72 domain-containing protein → MRLHVGCAQWTHAAWDLGPKDRLRSYASHCTAVEGNTTFYATPSRSSVESWAAQTSPDFRFVVKLPKTITHERRLRSADAEVAAFLSALEPLGPRAHAFWIQLPASFGPGDLGALATFMHKLPRSLRYAVEVRHRDFFTNDRAAASLEQVLGRSGAEWVPFDTMTLFGRPATSLVEREAWMNKPRVPRRTRALTDQPIVRYIGRDSAEETAAGWQGWASLCAGWLREGRSPTVFVHTPDNALALGLARRFHDDVRALVPDLEPLPEPVQSAPPTLF, encoded by the coding sequence GTGCGACTTCATGTGGGCTGCGCGCAGTGGACGCACGCGGCCTGGGACCTCGGCCCCAAGGACCGCCTGCGCTCGTACGCCTCGCACTGCACCGCCGTCGAGGGCAACACGACCTTCTACGCGACACCGTCCCGCAGCTCGGTCGAGAGCTGGGCGGCGCAGACCTCACCCGACTTCCGCTTCGTGGTGAAACTCCCGAAGACCATCACCCACGAACGCCGGCTGCGCAGCGCCGACGCCGAGGTCGCGGCCTTTCTCTCCGCGCTCGAACCCCTCGGCCCTCGCGCGCACGCCTTCTGGATCCAGCTCCCGGCGTCCTTCGGCCCGGGCGATCTCGGCGCCCTGGCGACGTTCATGCACAAGCTCCCACGCTCACTCCGGTACGCCGTGGAGGTCCGCCACCGGGACTTCTTCACCAACGACCGCGCCGCGGCATCGCTGGAGCAGGTACTCGGCCGGTCCGGCGCCGAGTGGGTGCCGTTCGACACGATGACGCTCTTCGGCCGCCCGGCGACCAGCCTGGTCGAGCGGGAGGCCTGGATGAACAAACCGCGCGTCCCCCGGCGTACTCGCGCTCTGACCGACCAGCCCATCGTCCGCTACATCGGACGGGACTCGGCCGAGGAGACCGCCGCCGGCTGGCAGGGCTGGGCCTCGTTGTGCGCCGGGTGGCTCCGCGAGGGACGCTCGCCGACGGTCTTCGTCCACACCCCCGACAACGCGCTCGCACTCGGTCTGGCGCGGCGCTTCCACGACGACGTACGAGCCCTCGTCCCGGACCTCGAGCCGCTCCCGGAACCCGTGCAATCCGCGCCACCGACGCTGTTCTGA
- a CDS encoding haloalkane dehalogenase — protein MQFTEVHGVRMAWREVGSGPPVVFLHGNPTSSYLWRNVLDRVAQHGRCIAPDLVGMGASGKLPDSGPGRYRLVEHREYLDALLSALGVEKDVVFIGHDWGSVLGIDWCRRHPDAVRGIAYLETLAAPVAADSENAPDPELFGPLRGPAGETLVLDDNFFVEKVLPAGIQRTLAPDEMAAYRTPYEQPGESRRPTLTWAREIPMDGDPADVAEIVARNAEWMATSPIPKLFVNGDPGALLTGPLRTLCRQWPNQHEVTVPGLHFLPEDSPHQLATALNHWLTTLTPA, from the coding sequence ATGCAGTTCACCGAGGTCCACGGAGTGCGGATGGCCTGGCGCGAGGTCGGGTCCGGGCCGCCGGTTGTTTTTCTGCATGGCAATCCAACCTCCTCCTACCTGTGGCGAAACGTGCTTGATCGGGTGGCGCAGCACGGGCGGTGCATCGCGCCGGACCTGGTGGGAATGGGGGCGTCGGGCAAGCTCCCGGACTCCGGGCCGGGGCGGTACCGGCTGGTCGAGCACCGGGAGTACCTGGACGCCCTGTTGTCCGCGCTGGGGGTCGAGAAGGACGTGGTGTTCATAGGACACGACTGGGGTTCCGTCCTGGGCATCGACTGGTGTCGCCGGCATCCGGACGCGGTGCGTGGGATCGCCTACTTGGAGACGCTGGCAGCCCCGGTCGCGGCGGACAGTGAGAACGCGCCCGACCCCGAGCTGTTCGGCCCGCTGCGCGGTCCGGCCGGTGAGACCCTCGTGCTCGACGACAACTTCTTCGTCGAGAAGGTCCTCCCAGCCGGCATCCAGCGCACCCTCGCACCGGACGAGATGGCCGCCTACCGAACGCCGTACGAGCAGCCCGGCGAATCCCGCCGCCCGACCCTGACCTGGGCGCGAGAGATACCGATGGACGGCGACCCAGCCGACGTCGCCGAGATCGTCGCCAGGAACGCCGAGTGGATGGCCACCTCCCCGATCCCGAAGCTGTTCGTGAACGGAGACCCAGGCGCCCTCCTGACCGGCCCACTCCGCACCCTGTGCCGCCAATGGCCGAACCAGCACGAAGTCACCGTCCCCGGCCTCCACTTCCTGCCAGAAGACTCCCCCCACCAACTAGCCACCGCCCTCAACCACTGGCTAACCACCCTCACCCCCGCCTAA
- a CDS encoding zinc-dependent metalloprotease family protein produces the protein MFRRTGALAVAGAVVFGALAVVAGNQAEADPGPDVKSVAQRNGLSEQKVRETLADTTSRLDATGRLFFREPSLTPEQKAEPASPRWAKASVAAAEGPAFELHSKAGANRVIYLDFDGHSITGTAWNADKGIDPVDVTPYDTDGNPAVFSTAEQDVVHEVWARVAEDYAAFDVDVTTQEPPQDAINRSDASDEQYGTRVLIDPDTWYQSGCGCGGVAYIGVYDAASQHDYYQPALVFTKGVGTGAKNLAEAASHEAGHNVGLGHDGTASVGYYEGHGAWAPIMGVGYYRAISQWSKGEYAGANNTEDDYAVITSHGLPLRPDDHADTTENASPLTIGTPAPGVVTTETDTDVFRVDITTAGTYTATTTPAPTGANLDLQLDLLDATGTLLTSANPASGQSNAGTPTGLDATVSTQLQPGTYYLRLDNVGNADPTTGYSTYGSRGAYTITINPT, from the coding sequence ATGTTTCGTCGTACTGGCGCGTTGGCGGTTGCAGGAGCTGTTGTCTTCGGGGCCTTGGCGGTCGTCGCCGGGAACCAGGCCGAGGCCGATCCTGGGCCGGATGTGAAATCCGTTGCCCAGCGCAACGGACTGAGCGAGCAGAAGGTCCGCGAGACGCTCGCCGACACCACCAGCCGGCTCGATGCGACCGGCCGGCTGTTCTTCCGTGAACCCAGCCTGACGCCTGAGCAGAAGGCCGAGCCCGCGTCGCCGCGCTGGGCCAAGGCGTCGGTTGCCGCCGCCGAGGGACCGGCGTTCGAGCTGCACAGCAAGGCCGGCGCGAACCGGGTGATCTACCTCGACTTCGACGGCCACAGCATCACTGGCACCGCGTGGAACGCGGACAAGGGCATCGACCCGGTCGACGTCACGCCGTACGACACCGACGGCAACCCCGCGGTCTTCAGTACGGCGGAGCAGGACGTCGTCCACGAGGTCTGGGCCCGCGTCGCCGAGGACTACGCGGCGTTCGACGTCGACGTCACCACGCAGGAACCGCCGCAGGACGCGATCAACCGCTCGGACGCGTCGGACGAGCAGTACGGCACACGGGTCCTGATCGATCCCGACACCTGGTACCAGTCCGGCTGCGGCTGTGGCGGCGTCGCCTACATCGGCGTGTACGACGCGGCGAGCCAGCACGACTACTACCAACCCGCCCTGGTCTTCACCAAGGGCGTCGGCACCGGCGCGAAGAACCTCGCCGAAGCCGCCTCCCACGAAGCGGGCCACAACGTCGGCCTGGGCCACGACGGCACCGCCTCGGTCGGCTACTACGAAGGCCACGGCGCCTGGGCCCCGATCATGGGCGTCGGCTACTACCGAGCCATCAGCCAGTGGAGCAAGGGCGAGTACGCCGGCGCCAACAACACCGAGGACGACTACGCCGTCATCACCTCCCACGGCCTCCCCCTCCGCCCCGACGACCACGCCGACACCACGGAGAACGCGTCGCCACTGACCATCGGCACGCCTGCCCCCGGCGTAGTCACCACCGAAACCGACACCGACGTCTTCCGCGTCGACATCACAACAGCCGGCACCTACACAGCCACCACCACCCCAGCCCCCACCGGCGCCAACCTGGACCTCCAACTAGACCTCCTGGACGCCACCGGCACCCTCCTCACCTCCGCCAACCCCGCCTCCGGCCAATCCAACGCCGGCACCCCCACCGGCCTGGACGCCACCGTCAGCACCCAACTCCAGCCCGGCACCTACTACCTACGCCTGGACAACGTCGGCAACGCCGACCCCACCACCGGCTACTCCACCTACGGCAGCCGAGGCGCGTACACGATCACCATCAACCCCACCTGA
- a CDS encoding zinc-dependent metalloprotease family protein, with protein sequence MQSRIRRTGALVGAGAVVFGALAVVAGNQADAQQPGPAPLDQVIGEQLQGKAALGKLQPRLAELAERNGIAEQKLQEILATDKTSWLDKTGKLFYREPAATKAELAKSTASPRWAKTPVRSAVAAGPAFELHSKPGSNRVVYLDFDGHTITGTAWNTGGKPTTVNVGAYDTDGNTSNWSTAEQDVVRDVWARIAEDYAPFDVDVTTQAPAESAITRSGSSDQQYGTRVLIDPGTWYQSGCGCGGVAYVGVYDEASRHAYYQPALVFTKGVGTGAKNIAEAASHEAGHNIGLSHDGTASVGYYQGHGAWAPIMGVGYSKAISQWSKGEYSGANNKEDDFAVAGQNGLALRADDHGNDTANATTLAVGATVSGVYANDSDVDVFRLSNLAAGRYTFAANGAANGAANGAAKGADLDVKLQLLNSAGAVVATADPASGQTNAATPTGLSASLTQQVAAGTYYLRVDNVGYGNPLNTGYSTYGSRGAYSVRVTAG encoded by the coding sequence ATGCAGAGCAGGATCCGCCGTACCGGCGCTCTCGTCGGAGCCGGAGCCGTTGTCTTCGGAGCACTGGCCGTCGTGGCCGGCAACCAGGCCGACGCGCAGCAGCCCGGCCCCGCCCCACTGGACCAGGTGATCGGTGAGCAGCTGCAGGGCAAGGCCGCGCTGGGCAAGCTCCAGCCGCGCCTGGCCGAGCTGGCCGAGCGCAACGGGATCGCCGAGCAGAAGCTCCAGGAGATCCTGGCCACCGACAAGACCAGCTGGCTGGACAAGACCGGCAAGCTCTTCTACCGCGAGCCCGCGGCGACCAAGGCCGAGCTGGCCAAGTCGACCGCCTCGCCGCGCTGGGCCAAGACCCCGGTGCGTTCCGCCGTCGCCGCCGGGCCGGCGTTCGAGCTGCACAGCAAGCCCGGCTCGAACCGCGTGGTCTACCTGGACTTCGACGGGCACACGATCACCGGCACCGCCTGGAACACCGGCGGCAAGCCGACCACGGTCAACGTCGGCGCGTACGACACCGACGGCAACACGAGCAACTGGAGCACTGCGGAGCAGGACGTCGTACGGGATGTGTGGGCGCGGATCGCCGAGGACTACGCGCCGTTCGACGTCGACGTGACGACACAGGCGCCGGCAGAGTCGGCGATCACGCGCTCTGGGTCTTCCGACCAGCAGTACGGCACGCGCGTGCTGATCGACCCGGGCACCTGGTACCAGTCCGGCTGTGGCTGCGGCGGTGTCGCGTACGTCGGCGTGTACGACGAGGCGAGCCGGCACGCGTACTACCAGCCGGCGCTGGTCTTCACCAAGGGCGTCGGCACCGGCGCGAAGAACATCGCCGAAGCGGCGTCGCACGAGGCCGGCCACAACATCGGGCTGAGCCACGACGGCACCGCGTCGGTCGGGTACTACCAGGGCCACGGGGCCTGGGCCCCGATCATGGGCGTCGGCTACTCCAAGGCGATCAGCCAGTGGAGCAAGGGCGAGTACTCCGGTGCGAACAACAAGGAGGACGACTTCGCCGTCGCCGGCCAGAACGGTCTCGCGCTGCGCGCCGACGACCACGGCAACGACACCGCGAACGCGACCACGCTCGCCGTCGGCGCCACCGTGTCCGGTGTCTACGCCAACGACAGTGACGTCGACGTCTTCCGCCTGTCCAACCTCGCCGCCGGCCGCTACACCTTCGCCGCCAACGGCGCCGCCAACGGCGCCGCCAACGGCGCCGCCAAGGGCGCGGACCTGGACGTCAAGCTCCAGCTGCTGAACTCGGCCGGCGCGGTCGTCGCCACCGCCGACCCGGCGTCGGGTCAGACCAACGCCGCTACGCCGACCGGGTTGAGCGCTTCGCTCACGCAGCAGGTCGCGGCCGGCACGTACTACCTGCGGGTCGACAACGTCGGCTACGGCAACCCGCTGAACACCGGCTACTCGACGTACGGCAGCCGCGGCGCGTACTCGGTGCGCGTCACCGCCGGCTGA
- a CDS encoding zinc-dependent alcohol dehydrogenase family protein: protein MIVQGAVLREMGLPQPYAESRPLRIESLELGDPGPGELLVRVRAAGLCHSDLSVIDGSRPRVMPMLLGHEATGEVVRSESPEYAPGDTVGFAFVPACGICGPCAEGRAALCEPGAAANTAGTLLGGPQRLDGVHHHLGVSGFADHAVVSARSAVKIDPSLPPEIAALFGCAVMTGVGAVVNTARVQPGQSAAVFGLGGVGLSALLGAVLAGAHPIVAVDVVPSKLALALELGATAAIDARGNDVVEQVKEATAGGAQYAFETVGSAAVLTQAYDATRRGGTTVTVGLPHPSQLLSIPAVSLVAEERTLKGSYLGSAVPSRDIPRYIALYLAGRLPVDKLLTSTVALGDLNEAFDQLAAGTTIRQVLVL, encoded by the coding sequence ATGATCGTCCAGGGCGCCGTACTGCGGGAGATGGGCCTGCCCCAGCCGTACGCCGAGTCGCGGCCGCTGCGGATCGAATCGTTGGAGCTGGGTGACCCCGGTCCGGGAGAGCTGCTGGTCCGGGTCCGCGCCGCGGGCCTGTGTCACTCCGACCTGTCGGTGATCGACGGCTCCCGCCCGCGGGTGATGCCGATGCTGCTCGGCCACGAGGCGACCGGCGAGGTCGTCCGCTCGGAGTCGCCCGAGTACGCGCCGGGGGACACCGTCGGGTTCGCCTTCGTGCCGGCCTGCGGGATCTGCGGGCCTTGTGCGGAAGGGCGCGCGGCGCTGTGCGAGCCGGGCGCCGCGGCCAACACGGCAGGCACTCTGCTCGGCGGGCCGCAGCGGCTGGACGGCGTACATCATCATCTGGGGGTCTCCGGATTCGCCGACCACGCGGTGGTCTCGGCCCGCTCGGCGGTCAAGATCGATCCGTCGCTCCCGCCGGAGATCGCGGCGCTGTTCGGCTGCGCGGTGATGACCGGCGTCGGCGCGGTCGTCAACACCGCGCGGGTCCAGCCGGGGCAGAGCGCGGCCGTGTTCGGCCTCGGCGGGGTTGGCCTGTCGGCGTTGCTGGGCGCCGTACTGGCCGGTGCGCACCCGATTGTCGCGGTCGACGTCGTACCGTCGAAGCTCGCGCTCGCACTGGAGCTCGGCGCCACCGCCGCGATCGATGCCCGAGGCAATGATGTCGTGGAGCAGGTGAAGGAGGCGACGGCCGGCGGCGCGCAGTACGCCTTCGAGACCGTCGGCAGCGCCGCTGTCCTGACCCAGGCGTACGACGCGACGCGGCGCGGCGGCACCACGGTGACCGTCGGGCTCCCGCACCCGTCCCAGCTGTTGAGCATCCCGGCGGTGTCGCTGGTCGCCGAGGAGCGCACGCTCAAGGGTTCGTACCTGGGCTCGGCCGTGCCCAGCCGGGACATTCCGCGCTACATCGCGCTGTACCTGGCCGGTCGGCTCCCGGTCGACAAGCTGCTCACCTCGACGGTCGCTCTCGGCGACCTCAACGAGGCGTTCGACCAGCTCGCGGCCGGTACGACGATCCGCCAGGTCCTCGTGCTCTGA
- a CDS encoding thioesterase family protein produces MDRTTFPHFHAITTRWKDNDVYGHVNNVEYYSFFDTVINEFLIRAGRLDIHGGPVIGLCVESQCTFKASLAFPDTVDAGLRVAKLGNSSVTYEIGLFRSGDSAAAAIGRFVHVFVDREHRRPVPLPDELRTALEGIA; encoded by the coding sequence GTGGATCGGACCACTTTCCCGCACTTCCACGCGATCACCACGCGCTGGAAGGACAACGACGTGTACGGGCACGTCAACAACGTCGAGTACTACAGCTTCTTCGACACCGTGATCAACGAGTTCCTGATCCGGGCCGGCCGGCTCGACATCCACGGCGGCCCGGTGATCGGGCTGTGCGTGGAGTCGCAGTGCACGTTCAAGGCGTCGCTGGCCTTCCCGGACACCGTCGACGCCGGGTTGCGGGTCGCCAAGCTGGGGAACTCGAGCGTCACCTACGAGATCGGGCTGTTCCGCTCAGGCGACTCCGCGGCGGCTGCGATCGGCCGCTTCGTGCACGTGTTCGTCGACCGCGAGCACCGCCGCCCGGTCCCGTTGCCCGACGAGCTGCGCACCGCGCTGGAGGGGATCGCCTGA
- a CDS encoding acyl-ACP desaturase has product MSDKLVTNLLHELEPVVEENLERHLAITKNWNPHDYVPWSEGRDFAFLGGEDWDPEQSRLDPVAKVAMITNLLTEDNLPSYHREIATQFGLDGAWGTWVGRWTAEEGRHGIALRDYLVVTRGVDPVELEVARMAHMTVGHEVDKNMLEAIAYVSFQELATRVSHRNTGKATGDPIADQLLARIATDENLHMIFYRNLVAAAFELAPNETMRAVTNEVTDFSMPGATMEGFARNSVTIAKAGIYDLRLHHDEVVAPILRNWKVFDRDDLSGDGAKARDELAEFMAGLDAQATKFVEQRDRLRDRLAARAGS; this is encoded by the coding sequence GTGTCCGACAAGCTGGTGACGAACCTGCTGCACGAGCTGGAACCTGTCGTCGAGGAGAATCTCGAGCGGCACCTGGCGATCACCAAGAACTGGAACCCGCACGACTACGTGCCGTGGAGCGAGGGCCGCGACTTCGCCTTCCTCGGGGGCGAGGACTGGGACCCCGAGCAGTCCCGGCTCGACCCGGTGGCCAAGGTCGCGATGATCACCAACCTGCTGACCGAGGACAACCTGCCGTCGTACCACCGCGAGATCGCCACCCAGTTCGGGCTGGACGGCGCCTGGGGGACGTGGGTCGGGCGCTGGACCGCCGAGGAGGGCCGGCACGGGATCGCGCTGCGTGACTACCTGGTGGTGACGCGCGGGGTGGACCCGGTCGAGCTCGAGGTCGCCCGGATGGCGCACATGACCGTCGGGCACGAGGTCGACAAGAACATGCTGGAGGCGATCGCGTACGTCAGCTTCCAGGAGCTGGCCACCCGCGTCTCGCACCGCAACACCGGCAAGGCGACCGGCGACCCGATCGCGGACCAGCTGCTGGCCCGGATCGCGACCGACGAGAACCTGCACATGATCTTCTACCGCAACCTGGTCGCCGCCGCCTTCGAGCTGGCGCCGAACGAGACGATGCGGGCCGTCACCAACGAGGTCACCGACTTCTCCATGCCCGGGGCGACGATGGAGGGTTTCGCGCGCAACTCGGTGACGATCGCGAAGGCCGGCATCTACGACCTGCGGCTGCACCACGACGAGGTGGTCGCGCCGATCCTGCGCAACTGGAAGGTGTTCGACCGCGACGACCTGAGCGGCGACGGCGCCAAGGCGCGCGACGAGCTGGCCGAGTTCATGGCCGGGCTGGACGCGCAGGCGACCAAGTTCGTCGAGCAGCGCGACCGGCTGCGGGATCGGCTGGCCGCCCGCGCGGGGAGCTGA